The following proteins are encoded in a genomic region of Clostridium kluyveri:
- a CDS encoding DNA topoisomerase III: MIKILVLAEKPSVGRDLAKVLHCNKKNPGYIEGDKYVVTWALGHLVTLADPEDYDERYKNWVLEDLPMLPDKLKLVVIKQSGKQFNIVKSQMNRKDIGEIIIATDSGREGELVARWIIEKARVKKTVKRLWISSQTDKAIKEGFANLKNSSKYDNLYKAARCRAEADWVVGLNITRALTCKYNAQLTAGRVQSATLAMIVNREEEIKNFKAKDYFVINAKTKKFTLMWKDKNNNSNIYEENRVNKILAITKGKAANIIDVRESYKKQYAPALYDLTELQRDANRIFGYSAKHTLSIMQRLYENYKILTYPRTDSRYISTDIVDTLKERLKAISVGSYKIYASELLKTKINAHKGFVDNSKVSDHHAIIPTEGILTLSLLSSEEKNIYDLVVKRFLAVMLPPFEYVQTSIIADINGENFIARGKVVKSKGWKKVYDIGNQVIEDDENENQILPELKKGDSIDIISIESSRLKTKPPARFNEGTLLSAMEKPQKYISIDKLYAKTLGETGGIGTVATRADIIEKLFNMFYVEKNGKDIIPTSKGKQLIELVPEDLKSPLLTAQWEMDLELISKGKKDPEVFIRKMREYAGTLVEDVKESSNKFKHDNITGKKCPVCGKYMLEVKGKQGRMLVCQDRECGHRENLARLTNARCPECHKKLELKGEGEKRIYVCSHCSFREKFSSFNKRFKENEGKLNKKEVSKYMKKMNGENKANINSSLAEALANIKFK, encoded by the coding sequence ATGATTAAGATATTAGTATTGGCTGAAAAACCGTCTGTAGGAAGAGATTTAGCAAAGGTACTTCATTGTAACAAAAAAAACCCAGGCTATATAGAAGGAGATAAATATGTTGTAACTTGGGCATTAGGTCATTTGGTAACTTTAGCAGATCCTGAAGATTATGATGAAAGATATAAGAACTGGGTATTAGAAGATCTGCCAATGCTTCCTGATAAATTAAAACTTGTAGTTATAAAACAAAGCGGCAAGCAATTTAATATAGTAAAATCTCAGATGAATAGAAAAGATATAGGAGAGATAATAATTGCCACAGATTCAGGAAGAGAAGGAGAATTGGTAGCCAGATGGATAATAGAGAAAGCTAGAGTTAAAAAAACAGTTAAAAGATTGTGGATATCTTCTCAAACAGATAAAGCCATAAAAGAGGGATTTGCAAATTTAAAAAATTCTTCAAAGTATGATAATTTGTATAAAGCTGCCAGATGTAGAGCAGAAGCGGATTGGGTGGTTGGATTGAATATTACACGTGCCCTAACTTGTAAATATAATGCACAGCTCACAGCAGGCAGGGTTCAATCAGCAACACTTGCTATGATAGTTAATCGTGAAGAGGAGATAAAAAATTTTAAGGCTAAAGATTATTTCGTGATTAATGCAAAGACAAAGAAATTTACATTGATGTGGAAGGATAAAAATAATAATAGTAATATTTATGAAGAAAATAGGGTAAATAAAATTTTAGCCATTACTAAAGGAAAAGCAGCCAATATAATTGATGTTAGAGAGAGCTATAAAAAACAGTATGCGCCTGCACTTTATGATTTGACAGAATTACAAAGGGATGCCAATAGAATTTTTGGATATTCCGCTAAGCATACACTTTCTATAATGCAGAGATTATATGAAAATTATAAAATTTTAACTTATCCTAGGACAGATTCTAGATATATTTCTACGGACATAGTGGACACGTTGAAAGAACGCTTAAAAGCAATTTCTGTAGGCAGTTACAAAATATATGCAAGTGAGTTATTAAAAACCAAGATAAATGCACATAAAGGTTTCGTGGATAACAGTAAGGTAAGTGATCACCATGCTATAATTCCCACGGAAGGGATATTAACACTGTCACTTTTAAGCAGCGAAGAAAAAAATATTTATGATTTGGTAGTAAAAAGGTTTTTGGCTGTTATGTTACCTCCTTTTGAATATGTGCAAACTAGTATAATTGCTGACATTAATGGAGAAAATTTTATAGCAAGAGGTAAAGTTGTAAAGTCAAAAGGGTGGAAAAAGGTATATGACATTGGAAATCAGGTAATTGAAGATGATGAAAATGAAAATCAAATATTACCTGAGTTGAAAAAAGGTGATAGTATAGATATAATATCAATTGAATCCAGTAGATTAAAGACTAAGCCTCCGGCAAGATTTAACGAGGGAACTTTATTGTCAGCTATGGAAAAACCACAAAAATATATATCTATAGACAAACTATATGCAAAAACTCTTGGTGAAACCGGAGGGATAGGAACGGTGGCTACAAGGGCTGATATTATAGAGAAACTCTTTAACATGTTTTATGTAGAGAAAAATGGTAAAGATATAATTCCAACTTCAAAGGGAAAACAACTTATAGAATTAGTACCAGAAGATCTTAAATCTCCTCTTTTAACGGCGCAGTGGGAAATGGACTTAGAACTTATTAGTAAGGGAAAAAAGGATCCTGAAGTTTTTATAAGAAAGATGAGGGAATATGCCGGAACATTAGTGGAAGATGTTAAGGAAAGCAGTAACAAATTTAAACATGATAATATTACAGGAAAAAAATGTCCTGTCTGTGGAAAGTATATGCTTGAAGTTAAAGGCAAACAGGGAAGAATGTTAGTATGTCAGGATAGGGAGTGTGGTCATAGAGAGAATTTAGCCAGATTGACCAATGCCAGGTGCCCCGAGTGTCATAAAAAGCTTGAACTTAAGGGAGAAGGAGAAAAACGAATTTATGTATGTTCACACTGCAGCTTTAGGGAAAAATTTTCTTCATTTAATAAAAGATTTAAAGAAAATGAGGGTAAGCTAAATAAAAAAGAAGTGTCAAAATATATGAAAAAAATGAATGGAGAAAATAAGGCCAATATAAATTCATCATTAGCCGAAGCATTAGCTAATATAAAGTTCAAGTAA